Proteins from one Terriglobales bacterium genomic window:
- a CDS encoding SMP-30/gluconolactonase/LRE family protein has product MSAVQKNSVHKGITKTALLAGLVMILVLAGSPWLYGKDKKEKGKKGQPAESELVSKNRLFLENLDLSKIVWPNPPAITRIKYLNYWSGEKWVPPTQVKKKASWMERVSGIATGQAPGSGKARWQLVVPNGIAVDSKGRVYIADSKVRAIFIVNMETGEYEMIKNGVEARFQWVLGLAIDDSDRLFVSDSGMRRVLVFDPQRKVEGSIAEGLHDPGGLAIDNENRLLYVTDAEQDLVLVYDADPPYKLLRKIGTPGLKHTSTKPGEFSKPTGVAVDQDGNLFVADTWNNRIEVFDSEGNFIRTFGRAGDGPGYFARPKGVSIDADGHVWVADAMQDRVQVFTPEGRLLIWMGGHGKLPGQFESLANVYVDKDNRVITTEQFAGRAQMFRYVTNAEALAEKERRDEEAKKKAEERRSSATKSSPDAKPE; this is encoded by the coding sequence ATGTCGGCGGTTCAGAAAAACTCGGTTCACAAGGGAATCACAAAGACGGCGCTACTGGCTGGCCTGGTCATGATCCTTGTGCTGGCCGGGTCTCCGTGGCTTTACGGCAAGGACAAGAAGGAAAAAGGGAAAAAAGGACAGCCTGCCGAGTCGGAGTTGGTCAGCAAGAATCGACTCTTCCTCGAGAATCTCGATCTTTCCAAGATCGTATGGCCCAATCCTCCCGCGATTACGCGGATTAAGTATCTGAATTACTGGTCCGGCGAAAAATGGGTTCCTCCAACCCAGGTGAAGAAAAAGGCAAGCTGGATGGAACGCGTGTCCGGTATCGCAACCGGTCAGGCCCCCGGCTCAGGCAAGGCGCGTTGGCAACTCGTGGTTCCGAATGGAATCGCCGTCGATTCCAAGGGCCGTGTCTATATCGCCGATAGCAAAGTCCGCGCCATCTTCATCGTCAACATGGAAACCGGCGAGTACGAAATGATCAAGAACGGGGTCGAAGCCCGGTTCCAGTGGGTGCTCGGCCTCGCCATCGACGACTCGGACCGCCTCTTCGTTTCTGACAGCGGCATGCGCCGCGTGCTCGTATTCGATCCCCAGCGCAAAGTAGAAGGCTCAATTGCGGAAGGTCTTCATGATCCCGGTGGTCTTGCGATCGATAACGAGAATCGACTGCTCTATGTCACCGATGCCGAGCAGGATCTGGTCTTGGTGTACGACGCCGACCCGCCCTACAAACTGTTACGCAAGATCGGTACTCCCGGCCTGAAGCACACTTCCACCAAGCCAGGCGAATTTTCCAAGCCAACAGGAGTGGCCGTAGATCAGGACGGTAACCTCTTCGTCGCCGATACGTGGAACAACCGCATTGAGGTCTTTGACTCCGAAGGCAATTTCATCCGCACCTTCGGACGCGCAGGCGATGGCCCCGGCTACTTCGCCCGGCCAAAGGGCGTTTCCATCGACGCCGACGGTCACGTCTGGGTTGCCGACGCGATGCAGGACCGCGTGCAGGTCTTCACGCCCGAAGGGCGACTGCTCATCTGGATGGGCGGCCACGGCAAGCTACCGGGTCAGTTCGAAAGCCTGGCCAATGTTTACGTCGACAAAGACAACCGCGTGATCACCACGGAACAGTTTGCCGGACGCGCGCAAATGTTCCGTTATGTC
- a CDS encoding cytochrome c3 family protein: MKFRGSILAAIVVILSTVSWAGKHPVPLEAGAKDDTCLQCHEDKTKGTAVHTAMSMGCSSCHEVRVNKDITRMKLKAASPQALCVTCHADKKAADLNGTIHPPAVRGCIKCHDPHSSPNKNQLLKADSGEKGQNLCLDCHKQGENVPSGGSRHAALDMGCSTCHVTHKVGEKGKQEFDFHLTKSAPALCIDCHDPKDSALQKAHQDQPFGTANCTQCHDPHQSRLPKLMQAFTHNPFENKMCDTCHAPAKDGKVVLTQPDAKSLCVTCHAEQAEKIEKAKVQHPGAQGDCTSCHNAHAGRSPGFIQPNPVSACLTCHDAQAEQMKKKHLHQPAFEQGCATCHEPHGGDNLHLLRAADANTLCLECHGPEASPKRLPAEHLVTIFDGKVRLPENYFADVVRLPIKYGLGHPVDKHPVKSQADPTDATKARFEINCASCHQPHSSKEPGLLVNDQANNLLFCATCHKDLGK; this comes from the coding sequence GTGAAGTTTCGTGGGTCCATTCTGGCAGCGATCGTCGTGATTCTCAGCACAGTCTCCTGGGCGGGCAAACACCCAGTCCCGCTGGAAGCCGGTGCGAAAGACGACACCTGCCTGCAGTGCCACGAAGACAAGACCAAGGGCACTGCCGTCCATACCGCGATGTCGATGGGCTGCTCGAGCTGCCACGAAGTCCGGGTTAACAAGGACATCACCCGGATGAAGCTGAAGGCAGCCAGCCCACAGGCTCTCTGCGTTACCTGTCACGCGGACAAGAAAGCGGCCGACCTTAACGGGACGATCCATCCGCCCGCGGTTCGCGGATGCATCAAGTGTCACGATCCACACAGCTCTCCTAATAAGAATCAGTTGTTGAAAGCCGATTCCGGCGAAAAAGGCCAGAACCTCTGCCTCGACTGCCACAAGCAGGGCGAGAACGTTCCTTCCGGCGGAAGCCGTCACGCTGCGCTCGACATGGGATGCTCCACCTGCCACGTCACCCACAAGGTCGGCGAAAAGGGCAAGCAGGAATTTGATTTCCACCTGACGAAGTCGGCCCCCGCGCTCTGTATCGATTGCCACGATCCAAAAGATTCGGCTCTGCAGAAAGCGCACCAGGATCAGCCGTTCGGCACCGCCAACTGCACGCAGTGTCACGATCCGCACCAGTCGCGGCTGCCCAAGTTGATGCAGGCGTTCACGCACAATCCATTCGAAAACAAGATGTGCGACACCTGCCACGCACCTGCAAAGGACGGCAAAGTCGTTCTAACCCAGCCCGACGCCAAGTCGCTCTGTGTTACGTGCCACGCCGAGCAGGCAGAGAAGATCGAAAAAGCCAAGGTTCAGCATCCGGGCGCGCAAGGCGACTGCACTTCTTGCCATAACGCTCATGCGGGCAGGTCCCCTGGCTTCATCCAGCCGAACCCGGTTAGCGCTTGCCTGACCTGCCACGATGCGCAGGCCGAGCAGATGAAGAAGAAGCACCTGCATCAGCCGGCCTTCGAGCAGGGATGCGCCACCTGTCACGAGCCGCACGGCGGCGATAACCTCCACCTGCTTCGCGCAGCGGACGCCAACACGCTCTGTCTCGAGTGCCATGGCCCGGAAGCTTCTCCGAAGCGCCTGCCTGCTGAGCATCTGGTCACCATTTTTGACGGCAAGGTGCGGCTGCCGGAGAACTACTTCGCTGATGTCGTCCGCTTGCCGATCAAGTACGGCTTGGGCCATCCGGTGGATAAACATCCGGTAAAGAGCCAGGCGGATCCGACCGATGCCACGAAGGCGCGGTTTGAAATCAACTGCGCGTCGTGCCACCAGCCGCACTCCTCGAAGGAACCGGGCCTGCTGGTTAACGATCAGGCCAACAATCTGCTGTTCTGCGCAACGTGTCACAAGGATTTGGGCAAATAG